The following are encoded together in the Fundidesulfovibrio putealis DSM 16056 genome:
- the malQ gene encoding 4-alpha-glucanotransferase yields MHRRGAGILLHVTSLPSPYGVGDLGPGARTFLDFLAKAGQSFWQILPLTPTSTFIGNSPYSSDSAFAGNPLLISPDLLAQDGWITEDDLGEPSAQDPCVTDFAAATAYKERLLQAAFKRHAQELPRLELFARFREENAHWLDDYCLFKAIKHSLGGMSWTRWPGELRDRNPEALAERREALASKVLKEAFVQFLFAEQWARLKAYASSLDILIIGDAPIYVTQDSADVWANQSLFKLGPDREPLFVAGVPPDYFSRTGQRWGNPVYDWDAHSQSCYDWWSMRLGHNFRLYDFVRLDHFRGFAGYWEIPADEKTAVNGQWVEAPGVAFFMALQSHFPVLPILAEDLGVITPDVREMRDGFGFPGMKVLQFAFGNGVGENRDAPHNHVENAVAYTGTHDNDTTLGWFLNDAGEDGRRVLLEYLGRDLPAAEVPWEMLRLCYMSVARIAMAPMQDVLGLGTQARMNTPSVAAGNWSWRMDAGGLTDELAGRLKSLAGLYGRGRRE; encoded by the coding sequence ATGCATAGACGCGGCGCGGGCATTCTGCTGCACGTCACCAGCCTGCCTTCCCCTTACGGGGTGGGTGATCTTGGGCCGGGCGCGCGGACCTTTCTCGACTTCCTGGCCAAGGCCGGGCAGTCTTTCTGGCAGATTCTGCCCCTGACCCCCACCTCCACGTTCATCGGGAATTCCCCCTATTCCTCGGACTCGGCCTTTGCGGGCAACCCCCTGCTCATAAGCCCGGATCTGCTGGCCCAGGACGGCTGGATAACCGAGGACGACCTGGGCGAGCCTTCCGCGCAGGACCCCTGCGTCACGGATTTCGCCGCCGCAACGGCTTACAAGGAGCGCCTGCTCCAGGCGGCGTTCAAGCGCCACGCCCAGGAGCTGCCGCGCCTGGAGCTCTTCGCCCGATTCCGGGAGGAGAACGCCCACTGGCTGGACGACTACTGCCTGTTCAAGGCCATCAAGCACTCGCTGGGGGGCATGTCCTGGACTCGCTGGCCGGGAGAACTGCGCGACCGCAACCCCGAGGCCCTGGCGGAACGGCGGGAGGCCCTGGCGAGCAAGGTCCTCAAGGAAGCCTTCGTGCAGTTTTTGTTCGCCGAGCAGTGGGCGCGCCTCAAGGCCTACGCCTCCAGCCTGGACATCCTCATCATCGGCGACGCGCCCATCTACGTCACCCAGGACAGCGCCGACGTCTGGGCCAACCAGTCCCTGTTCAAGCTGGGTCCGGACCGCGAACCGCTCTTCGTGGCGGGCGTGCCGCCGGACTATTTCAGCCGCACCGGCCAGCGCTGGGGCAACCCCGTGTACGACTGGGACGCCCACTCGCAAAGCTGCTACGACTGGTGGAGCATGCGCCTAGGGCACAACTTCCGGCTCTATGATTTCGTGCGCCTGGACCACTTCCGGGGCTTCGCCGGATACTGGGAGATCCCCGCCGACGAGAAGACCGCCGTCAACGGCCAGTGGGTGGAAGCGCCCGGAGTGGCCTTTTTCATGGCGCTCCAGAGTCATTTCCCGGTGCTGCCCATCCTGGCCGAGGACCTGGGCGTCATCACTCCGGACGTGCGCGAGATGCGCGACGGCTTCGGCTTCCCCGGCATGAAGGTGCTCCAGTTCGCCTTCGGCAACGGCGTGGGCGAGAACCGCGACGCGCCGCACAACCACGTGGAGAACGCCGTGGCCTACACCGGAACCCACGACAACGACACCACCCTGGGCTGGTTCCTGAACGACGCCGGGGAGGACGGCCGACGCGTGCTGCTGGAATACCTTGGGCGCGACCTGCCCGCAGCCGAGGTCCCCTGGGAAATGCTTCGCCTGTGCTACATGAGCGTGGCCCGCATCGCCATGGCTCCCATGCAGGACGTGCTGGGCCTGGGGACGCAGGCGCGCATGAACACCCCGTCGGTGGCCGCCGGGAACTGGTCCTGGCGCATGGACGCAGGCGGACTTACGGACGAACTGGCCGGACGGCTGAAGAGCCTGGCCGGGCTGTACGGTCGCGGCCGCCGGGAATAA
- a CDS encoding OsmC family protein: protein MITSESMDKDYQVRFTDGTHVAVSDTTPEHGGSGEGFGPHELLEAALGNCIAIITRMFARKHGMPLEGVTVKVNLNRSDPAKAVFEYSVDFKGDLDEAAREKLTRAAKACPVHKTLMRQLEFVQV, encoded by the coding sequence ATGATCACAAGCGAGAGCATGGACAAGGATTATCAGGTGCGCTTCACCGACGGCACGCACGTGGCCGTGTCGGACACCACGCCGGAACACGGCGGATCGGGTGAGGGCTTCGGACCGCACGAGCTTTTGGAGGCGGCGCTGGGCAACTGCATCGCCATCATCACGCGCATGTTCGCGCGCAAGCACGGCATGCCGCTGGAAGGGGTCACGGTAAAGGTGAACCTCAACCGCAGCGACCCGGCCAAGGCGGTCTTCGAGTATTCCGTGGATTTCAAGGGCGACCTGGACGAAGCGGCGCGCGAGAAGCTCACCCGCGCGGCAAAAGCCTGCCCGGTGCACAAGACCCTCATGCGGCAGCTGGAGTTCGTGCAGGTCTAG
- a CDS encoding carboxymuconolactone decarboxylase family protein, whose product MLLSIVEPAAATGRIKEIYNMFPAEVGIPKTLQLYSASPELLNRQFGFISYFREHPRLSPGFSASLRYAVAVKSGHGACQLFNRNLLRKMGLEEHEIEQLAQTRSEKALEPDEQVLLDFVLKAVDEPTSVNSQDIETVKAHGYQESDLLDAMVMAGNMISSSVVWKTFGEK is encoded by the coding sequence ATGCTGCTTTCAATCGTCGAACCCGCCGCCGCCACTGGCCGCATCAAGGAAATCTACAACATGTTCCCTGCTGAAGTGGGCATCCCCAAAACCTTGCAACTCTACAGCGCAAGTCCGGAACTCCTGAACCGGCAGTTCGGGTTCATCAGCTACTTCCGCGAGCATCCGCGCCTGTCCCCCGGCTTCTCCGCCTCCCTGCGCTACGCCGTGGCGGTGAAGTCCGGTCACGGAGCGTGCCAGCTGTTCAACCGCAACCTGCTGCGCAAGATGGGCCTGGAGGAGCACGAGATAGAACAGCTCGCGCAGACCCGCTCCGAAAAGGCCCTGGAACCGGACGAGCAGGTTCTTCTGGACTTCGTGCTGAAGGCCGTGGACGAACCCACGTCCGTGAACAGCCAGGACATCGAGACAGTGAAAGCACACGGCTACCAGGAATCGGACCTGCTGGACGCCATGGTCATGGCCGGAAACATGATCTCGTCCTCGGTGGTCTGGAAAACCTTCGGCGAAAAGTAG
- a CDS encoding TetR/AcrR family transcriptional regulator, giving the protein MTPLDDRSNNNFVKPIKKDTRQAILEAAAPLIYRQGFHRTGLKEILEAAGVPKGSFYFYFKSKEDFGLAVIDYYSSRLNERANMERDASAQPPLVRLKTLFTARRDLRVSDGCEGGCPLGNLAQEMSDLSPVMRQRLQQALTLVASHIVALLREAKERGELAEALDPVQLGEFILDAWEGALLRMKAEKSPEPLDRFIHFIFNTILA; this is encoded by the coding sequence TTGACGCCACTAGACGACCGGTCTAATAATAACTTCGTGAAGCCCATCAAGAAAGACACCCGCCAGGCCATCCTGGAAGCGGCCGCGCCGCTCATCTACCGCCAGGGGTTCCACCGGACCGGCCTCAAGGAGATCCTGGAGGCGGCGGGGGTTCCCAAGGGGTCTTTCTATTTCTACTTCAAGTCGAAAGAGGACTTCGGCCTCGCGGTGATCGACTATTATTCCAGCCGGTTGAACGAACGCGCCAACATGGAGCGCGATGCATCGGCACAGCCGCCCCTTGTCCGGCTGAAGACCCTGTTCACTGCCCGGCGCGATCTTCGCGTAAGCGATGGTTGCGAGGGCGGCTGCCCGCTTGGCAACCTGGCCCAGGAGATGAGCGACCTGTCCCCGGTGATGCGCCAGCGCCTCCAACAGGCCTTGACCCTGGTGGCCTCGCACATTGTGGCCCTGCTCCGCGAAGCCAAAGAGCGCGGCGAACTGGCCGAGGCTCTCGACCCTGTCCAGCTTGGGGAGTTCATCCTGGACGCCTGGGAAGGGGCGCTCTTGCGCATGAAGGCCGAGAAGAGTCCGGAGCCGCTGGACCGATTCATCCACTTCATTTTCAACACGATTCTCGCCTAG
- a CDS encoding YceI family protein: MPHAKSISAVILKTWLDEGRDILVLDVLPPEHHAARHIPGSRNHCVYEMTFLDQLTEAGIAPGTSLVLASSSHRCLGAQDAADKLLAAGYTNVTICQDGIEGWMQAGYPLEGHLGDEPASPCELGIANGLLHVDPQASRIQWTGRSRTSIHTGTVALSSGAMRFSNGQLALGSFSLDMRTLKDEDLEDQSLAALLVTHLSSGDFFLVNAHPEALFDTTHITPLPGHTPGSANYEVEGQLTLRGVTRDLNFPATVERLDDGRLSLEAHFDLDRTRWGARYGSGRFFEKLGMHLVHDVVSIQLRLVTAGNGN, from the coding sequence ATGCCGCACGCGAAATCCATCTCTGCCGTCATCCTCAAAACCTGGCTCGACGAGGGCCGCGACATCCTGGTTCTGGACGTCCTTCCTCCCGAACATCACGCAGCCAGGCACATTCCGGGTTCGCGCAACCACTGCGTCTACGAGATGACCTTTCTCGACCAGCTCACCGAAGCCGGGATCGCCCCAGGCACGTCCCTGGTGCTGGCCAGTTCCTCCCACCGCTGCCTGGGGGCTCAGGACGCCGCCGACAAGCTCCTGGCCGCCGGATACACGAACGTGACCATCTGCCAGGATGGCATAGAGGGCTGGATGCAGGCCGGGTACCCCCTGGAGGGGCATCTTGGCGACGAACCCGCCTCCCCGTGCGAGCTTGGCATAGCGAACGGGCTTTTGCACGTGGACCCGCAGGCCAGCCGCATCCAGTGGACGGGGCGCAGCCGAACCAGCATCCACACAGGCACGGTCGCGCTGTCATCCGGCGCCATGCGCTTCAGCAATGGGCAGCTGGCCCTGGGCAGCTTCAGCCTGGACATGCGCACCCTGAAAGACGAGGATCTGGAGGATCAGTCCCTGGCGGCACTCCTGGTCACCCACCTGTCCTCGGGAGATTTCTTCTTGGTCAACGCCCATCCCGAGGCCCTGTTCGACACCACGCACATCACCCCGCTGCCCGGTCACACCCCTGGGAGCGCCAACTACGAAGTGGAAGGCCAGCTGACCCTGCGCGGCGTGACCCGCGACCTGAACTTCCCGGCCACGGTGGAGCGCCTGGACGACGGACGCCTGAGTCTGGAGGCCCACTTCGACCTGGACCGCACCCGCTGGGGAGCGCGCTACGGCTCCGGGCGGTTCTTCGAGAAGCTTGGCATGCATCTGGTCCACGACGTGGTGAGCATCCAGCTGCGGCTGGTGACGGCTGGCAACGGGAACTGA
- a CDS encoding peroxiredoxin, translating into MSHGHKHHHGNHHGKDECCHDHHDKGECCSGSAKVGKPVEDFSMDVYDPKEGFFGTVSLEKLKEEKKWTILFFYPADFTFVCPTELADLASKQEALEKLGCEVIAVSTDTKFSHMAWKNSERLLEGVRYKMAADPTGKVSRYYGVYDPESGLALRGTFIINPEGVLVSSEVNFYNVGRNADELFRKMEANYYLKDHPAEACPAKWVPGQKTLTPNEKMVGKVYEALND; encoded by the coding sequence ATGTCCCACGGTCATAAGCATCATCATGGCAATCACCACGGCAAGGACGAATGCTGCCACGATCACCACGACAAGGGCGAATGCTGCTCGGGCAGCGCCAAGGTCGGCAAGCCCGTGGAGGACTTCTCCATGGACGTCTACGACCCCAAGGAAGGCTTCTTCGGTACCGTGAGCCTTGAAAAGCTGAAGGAGGAAAAGAAGTGGACCATCCTCTTCTTCTACCCTGCCGACTTCACTTTCGTCTGCCCCACGGAACTCGCTGACCTGGCCAGCAAGCAGGAGGCCCTGGAGAAGCTGGGTTGCGAAGTGATCGCCGTCTCCACTGACACCAAGTTCAGCCACATGGCCTGGAAGAACAGCGAGCGCCTGCTCGAGGGCGTGCGCTACAAAATGGCCGCCGATCCCACCGGCAAGGTATCGCGCTACTACGGCGTGTATGACCCCGAGTCGGGCCTGGCGCTGCGCGGCACCTTCATCATAAACCCCGAAGGCGTTCTGGTCAGCTCCGAGGTGAACTTCTACAACGTCGGGCGCAACGCCGACGAACTGTTCCGCAAGATGGAAGCCAACTACTACCTGAAGGACCATCCCGCTGAGGCTTGTCCCGCCAAGTGGGTTCCCGGCCAGAAAACCCTGACCCCCAACGAGAAGATGGTGGGCAAGGTGTACGAAGCCCTGAACGACTAG
- a CDS encoding LysM peptidoglycan-binding domain-containing protein yields MIKTIVPALALCLTLSGCGMFGADKPEPAPVAQVKPEPTPPPPPPPPPPLTHKVVKGDTVAGLAKKYGVPANQLMSANNMQNAKAIKAGMVLTIPGKTAPEPKPVPMAEKAPGKTAPEPKEIKEKEPKAAKGSKSDPFGVEAATAPEKGKKKPVKVDDDATFEKIKIEFNDYAKKWLEKSAALAQNSKDRKEVKMEDGRYVASYSVILLNTMATEVKRVEYDHTPYVGHITYQVEVHRAFGPTPQAASAAKDEEVKQESMREIFSYSGQKRSWR; encoded by the coding sequence ATGATCAAAACAATCGTACCCGCGTTGGCACTCTGCCTGACGCTCAGCGGTTGCGGCATGTTCGGGGCAGACAAGCCCGAACCCGCCCCAGTAGCCCAAGTGAAACCCGAACCTACCCCGCCGCCGCCTCCGCCGCCGCCTCCGCCGCTCACCCACAAGGTCGTCAAAGGTGACACCGTGGCAGGCCTCGCCAAGAAATACGGAGTTCCGGCCAACCAGTTGATGTCCGCCAACAACATGCAAAACGCCAAGGCAATCAAGGCTGGCATGGTGCTGACCATCCCCGGCAAGACCGCGCCTGAGCCCAAGCCCGTCCCCATGGCTGAGAAGGCTCCGGGCAAGACTGCGCCGGAACCCAAGGAGATCAAGGAGAAGGAACCCAAGGCAGCCAAGGGCTCCAAGTCCGACCCCTTCGGCGTGGAAGCCGCCACTGCCCCTGAAAAGGGCAAGAAGAAACCCGTGAAGGTGGACGACGACGCAACCTTCGAGAAGATCAAGATCGAATTCAACGACTACGCCAAGAAGTGGCTGGAAAAGTCCGCAGCGCTTGCCCAGAACAGCAAGGACCGCAAGGAAGTGAAGATGGAAGATGGCCGCTATGTGGCCAGCTATTCCGTCATCCTGCTGAACACCATGGCCACCGAGGTCAAGCGCGTGGAGTACGACCACACTCCGTATGTGGGCCACATCACGTATCAGGTGGAGGTCCACCGGGCCTTCGGCCCCACTCCCCAGGCTGCCAGCGCCGCCAAGGACGAGGAAGTGAAACAGGAATCCATGCGCGAGATATTCAGTTATTCCGGGCAGAAGCGCTCCTGGCGCTAG
- a CDS encoding OmpA family protein yields the protein MRKMRIIVAMLIMALVGTVLPAAAKKMVPKVDNFILFVDHSSSMAFSYKGQRYVQFGGVSKIMMAKSTLVELNKLIPALPYKAGMYTFAPYKQYAGMAPYDKAAMDKAIAPLKTDYEAYGRMTPMGVGLNDLDKVVGGLSGKTAVIILSDGDSNLGVDPVGVAKQMQAKYGDKLCFSVISFADNKRGEQILKEIAALSKCGCFALGEEVLRNQAAREAFLKCSLYDFIDDEVVIFRSIYFDFDKYNIKKEFIPVLDEGVAIIKSKPALAVILEGHTDSIGSEKYNMALSIRRANSVKAYFVKKGIDAGRITAVGFGKMNPRYDNKTAEGRKMNRRVEIKFKSN from the coding sequence ATGAGAAAAATGCGCATCATCGTAGCCATGCTGATCATGGCTCTGGTCGGCACGGTTCTTCCGGCCGCCGCCAAGAAAATGGTCCCGAAAGTCGACAACTTCATTCTGTTTGTTGACCACTCCAGCTCCATGGCCTTCTCTTACAAGGGCCAGCGCTACGTGCAGTTCGGCGGCGTCTCCAAGATCATGATGGCCAAGTCCACCCTGGTCGAGTTGAACAAGCTGATCCCCGCCCTGCCCTACAAGGCCGGCATGTACACCTTCGCCCCCTACAAGCAGTACGCCGGCATGGCTCCTTACGACAAGGCCGCCATGGACAAGGCTATCGCTCCTCTGAAGACCGACTACGAAGCCTACGGCCGCATGACCCCCATGGGTGTTGGCCTGAACGACCTGGACAAGGTCGTGGGCGGCCTGTCCGGCAAGACCGCCGTCATCATCCTGTCCGACGGCGACTCCAACCTGGGCGTCGATCCCGTGGGCGTGGCCAAGCAGATGCAGGCCAAGTACGGCGACAAGCTCTGCTTCAGCGTCATCAGCTTCGCCGACAACAAGCGCGGCGAGCAGATCCTGAAGGAAATCGCCGCTCTGTCCAAGTGCGGTTGCTTCGCCCTGGGCGAAGAGGTGCTGCGCAACCAGGCCGCTCGTGAAGCCTTCCTGAAGTGCTCCCTGTACGACTTCATCGACGACGAAGTGGTCATCTTCCGCTCCATCTACTTCGACTTCGACAAGTACAACATCAAGAAGGAATTCATCCCCGTCCTGGACGAGGGCGTTGCCATCATCAAGTCCAAGCCTGCCCTGGCTGTGATCCTTGAAGGCCACACCGACTCCATCGGCTCCGAGAAGTACAACATGGCGCTGTCCATCCGCCGCGCCAACAGCGTCAAGGCCTACTTCGTGAAGAAGGGCATCGACGCCGGCCGCATCACCGCCGTTGGCTTCGGCAAGATGAACCCCCGCTACGACAACAAGACTGCGGAAGGCCGCAAGATGAACCGCCGCGTCGAGATCAAGTTCAAGTCGAACTAG